One genomic region from Metallosphaera tengchongensis encodes:
- a CDS encoding ABC transporter ATP-binding protein, protein MIEVEDLTKIYRDGTVALNGVTFSSYSKVLSVLGRNGAGKTTLMRILSTQLLPTKGVARILGLDVVKEDRRLRDLIVSIPQEAKPVGFASPLEHLTMFLTARGSSISNALEDSRRALKEIGLWEVKDKPCDDLSGGMKRKVFVAMALASNAELIFLDEPTTGLDPISRLEVWSVIRTIRSKVVLTTHYMEEAEELSQEIVMLGKGKVIAKGTKEELLAPLKGKVRVEGIGDRVIGRTQITYMDKESAREIVGKAVIKPVSLEDLFIINGEEMN, encoded by the coding sequence ATGATAGAGGTTGAAGATCTGACCAAGATCTACAGGGACGGAACTGTCGCGTTGAACGGTGTGACCTTTTCTTCCTACTCAAAGGTCCTTTCAGTTCTGGGTAGGAACGGAGCAGGTAAAACTACTTTAATGAGAATTCTTTCCACCCAGTTATTACCAACCAAAGGGGTGGCAAGGATCCTAGGCCTGGACGTTGTCAAGGAAGATAGGAGATTGCGGGACCTGATAGTTTCAATTCCTCAGGAGGCCAAGCCTGTGGGCTTCGCTAGTCCCTTGGAGCATTTGACCATGTTCCTTACCGCTAGGGGGAGTTCAATCAGCAACGCCTTGGAGGACTCGAGGAGAGCCCTTAAAGAGATAGGCCTCTGGGAAGTTAAGGACAAGCCGTGCGATGACCTGTCTGGTGGAATGAAAAGGAAGGTGTTCGTGGCAATGGCTTTGGCGTCAAACGCGGAGCTTATCTTCCTTGATGAACCCACCACAGGTCTAGATCCCATCTCTAGGTTGGAGGTTTGGTCGGTCATAAGGACTATCAGATCCAAGGTCGTCCTAACCACTCACTACATGGAGGAGGCAGAGGAGCTGTCCCAAGAGATAGTAATGCTAGGGAAGGGTAAGGTCATAGCGAAGGGGACTAAAGAGGAGCTATTAGCTCCATTGAAGGGAAAGGTCAGGGTAGAGGGAATTGGAGATAGGGTCATTGGAAGGACTCAAATAACCTACATGGATAAGGAGAGTGCCAGGGAAATAGTTGGTAAAGCTGTAATAAAGCCGGTCTCTCTTGAGGACCTCTTCATAATCAACGGGGAGGAAATGAATTGA
- a CDS encoding ABC transporter permease → MNWKFIFTFAWFYGYSFLRRGYSYVFSYLITPLSILFLVYVLSRGSLLQYAIVGGLIAVVSTNSVVSLADVVMLRKEMRIQDMLIATKVGPAEYMLGLSTANLIFSSVGMLAYVALGLLLGVFTPLSALLDFLIAVYLNYSLTGLAFIIGTLIPYTRHSWAVSGVMGTVLTIIPPVYYPFSVLKGIVEYLSLAIPSSPASVLSQSVAGLTQANPLATLLFFIEGPFFIALAVKLARWREK, encoded by the coding sequence TTGAACTGGAAGTTCATATTTACCTTTGCGTGGTTTTACGGTTATTCCTTCCTTAGGAGGGGTTACTCATACGTCTTTAGTTACCTAATAACTCCCTTGTCTATCCTCTTCCTGGTGTACGTCCTCTCCAGGGGCTCCCTTCTCCAGTACGCGATTGTGGGCGGGCTTATTGCAGTTGTGAGCACTAACTCGGTCGTAAGTTTAGCAGACGTTGTGATGTTGAGGAAGGAGATGAGGATCCAGGACATGTTAATTGCGACTAAGGTCGGACCCGCTGAGTACATGCTAGGCCTATCAACAGCAAACCTGATCTTCTCTTCCGTTGGGATGCTAGCCTACGTAGCGCTTGGGTTACTCTTAGGAGTGTTTACTCCACTCTCGGCTCTGTTGGACTTTCTGATAGCTGTGTATCTAAACTATTCCTTGACTGGTTTAGCGTTCATCATAGGTACCCTGATCCCCTACACTAGGCATTCCTGGGCGGTCTCAGGCGTTATGGGAACCGTCCTCACAATAATACCTCCTGTGTACTACCCATTTTCCGTACTGAAGGGCATAGTGGAGTACCTCTCCCTAGCAATCCCTTCATCTCCAGCATCAGTTCTATCGCAGAGCGTAGCTGGATTGACGCAGGCTAACCCGTTGGCTACCCTCCTATTTTTCATAGAAGGACCGTTTTTTATCGCCCTCGCCGTCAAACTTGCTAGGTGGAGGGAGAAGTAA
- a CDS encoding enoyl-CoA hydratase/isomerase family protein, protein MPQDQKVLYEENEVSVITFNRPEKLNALDEESWRLLGDFIRKANSSHSKAIVITGKGRAFSSGDDIRAMLQLKGQEDAVGFFDSLLYAVEGMIQTEKPIIAAVNGLAYGGGCEILLFMDVVIAVKSATFSIPEGKLGLIPPMAITAGVRGLGRAVSWLALTGDVVDSLRARELGLVDIVVEEDQLQSEVQRTLEKLSRIDPNSIKVMKKWIRRNSQDVRDAIRELTLLSLSSEAKRRMEKFFSTS, encoded by the coding sequence ATGCCACAGGATCAGAAAGTCCTTTACGAGGAGAATGAAGTCTCGGTCATCACTTTTAACAGACCTGAGAAACTCAACGCTTTGGACGAGGAGAGTTGGAGGCTATTGGGGGACTTCATTAGGAAGGCAAACTCGTCTCACTCTAAGGCAATTGTTATTACAGGTAAGGGAAGGGCGTTCTCCTCAGGGGACGACATAAGGGCTATGCTCCAGTTGAAAGGTCAGGAGGACGCGGTGGGTTTTTTCGACTCCCTGCTCTACGCTGTAGAGGGTATGATCCAAACGGAGAAGCCAATTATTGCTGCAGTTAACGGGTTAGCCTACGGAGGAGGTTGTGAAATCCTTCTATTCATGGATGTGGTCATAGCAGTTAAAAGCGCAACTTTCTCCATACCTGAGGGTAAACTCGGACTCATACCGCCCATGGCCATTACCGCTGGTGTAAGGGGGTTGGGAAGGGCTGTATCCTGGCTGGCTCTCACTGGAGACGTTGTGGATAGTCTGAGGGCTAGGGAACTGGGACTTGTGGACATCGTGGTGGAGGAAGACCAGTTACAGAGCGAGGTCCAGAGAACCTTGGAGAAGTTGTCAAGGATAGACCCCAACTCCATCAAGGTAATGAAGAAGTGGATTAGGAGGAACAGCCAGGACGTTAGGGACGCAATTAGGGAGCTGACGCTCCTCTCGCTCTCGTCCGAGGCAAAGAGGAGAATGGAGAAATTCTTCTCTACTTCCTGA
- a CDS encoding DMT family transporter, with the protein MSNWKQFVSLALLISFWGSAFPLIKIILDFMSPFLIALIRVLVGGTVLLLVSRRFIYGVKESISAILNIGLFLILLNLGIEFSPNPGLASTLIYTQPIFVLILSRVILKEKINLLQAMGILTAFLGIFASVGGGGFDLGSLISLGGGLTWALGTIYYRVNLRDRDVLALNSYMSLFSSLIIFPVSLLNFKIEWNAEGIGLALLVSITAQALGFILWFSTVRSIGPVKASSAVLLVPVSSYLFSYLLLGEIPSVIEIIGSAVTLTGVFLTFLPGIGVRK; encoded by the coding sequence GTGTCTAACTGGAAGCAGTTTGTGAGTTTAGCCCTACTCATATCGTTCTGGGGCTCAGCGTTCCCACTGATAAAGATAATATTGGATTTCATGTCACCATTCCTCATAGCCTTAATAAGGGTTCTCGTGGGGGGGACAGTGCTCCTCCTGGTGTCCAGGAGATTTATTTACGGAGTAAAGGAATCAATCTCCGCAATACTTAACATCGGACTCTTTCTGATCCTTTTAAACTTAGGTATCGAGTTCTCCCCAAACCCAGGTTTAGCTTCCACCTTGATCTACACGCAGCCCATATTCGTTCTCATCCTGTCAAGGGTGATCCTCAAGGAGAAGATCAACCTTCTCCAGGCTATGGGAATACTCACTGCTTTTCTAGGGATTTTCGCCTCAGTGGGGGGAGGAGGTTTCGATCTAGGCAGTTTGATCTCCTTGGGCGGAGGACTGACATGGGCTTTAGGGACAATATATTACAGGGTAAACTTGAGGGATAGGGACGTATTAGCTCTAAACTCGTATATGTCCCTGTTCTCCTCGCTCATCATATTTCCGGTCTCTCTTCTGAATTTCAAGATTGAGTGGAACGCTGAGGGGATTGGTTTAGCCCTGCTGGTCTCAATAACTGCCCAAGCTTTAGGTTTCATCCTGTGGTTCTCGACAGTGAGATCGATCGGACCAGTTAAGGCGAGTAGCGCAGTGTTATTGGTCCCAGTGTCCTCCTACCTGTTCTCTTACCTTCTCCTGGGTGAGATCCCGTCAGTCATAGAGATAATTGGGTCCGCAGTTACGTTGACTGGAGTCTTTCTGACCTTTTTGCCAGGCATCGGGGTCAGGAAGTAG
- a CDS encoding MBL fold metallo-hydrolase, translating to MKLHRPYVLFEEKDHRFVWLGLDESEHEKGVLTNQYLIVDGDKGAILDPGGYFVFERVYENVKEFVRPENVVALLYSHQDPDVIGGLNLWLDVTPNAKVYASELWERFLPHLGFEASGRIVDIPDQGMDIPIDSNVIKAVPAHFMHSPGNFHFYDTKSKIYFSGDLGAAVFPEGKWYLTVENFEEHVKYMEGFHRRYIATKKAIEIWLKKISKLDIETIAPQHGSIFEGENAKKFLNWLASLDKVGLDLME from the coding sequence ATGAAGTTACACAGACCTTATGTCCTATTTGAAGAAAAGGATCACAGATTCGTCTGGTTAGGTCTGGACGAATCCGAGCACGAGAAGGGAGTCCTAACCAACCAGTATCTTATAGTGGACGGAGATAAGGGCGCTATCCTAGATCCAGGCGGATACTTTGTTTTTGAAAGGGTCTACGAAAACGTTAAGGAATTCGTAAGACCAGAGAACGTGGTTGCTTTACTTTACTCCCATCAGGATCCAGACGTAATAGGTGGACTTAACCTATGGTTAGATGTAACCCCTAACGCTAAGGTATATGCGTCTGAATTGTGGGAGAGATTTCTGCCTCATCTAGGATTTGAGGCCTCAGGCAGGATTGTGGACATACCGGATCAGGGTATGGATATACCAATCGATAGTAATGTTATTAAGGCTGTACCTGCCCATTTCATGCATTCTCCTGGAAATTTCCACTTCTATGATACTAAATCTAAAATTTACTTCTCCGGCGATCTGGGTGCTGCAGTCTTTCCTGAAGGTAAATGGTACCTCACAGTTGAAAACTTTGAGGAGCACGTGAAGTATATGGAGGGATTTCATAGGAGATATATAGCAACGAAAAAGGCCATCGAAATCTGGCTCAAAAAGATATCTAAACTTGACATTGAGACCATAGCCCCTCAGCACGGTTCGATATTTGAGGGGGAGAATGCCAAGAAGTTCTTGAACTGGCTTGCAAGTCTGGATAAGGTGGGCTTAGATCTAATGGAGTAA
- a CDS encoding transporter, with the protein MSKQTSMTSNVLLPIIGFSLSSYTVMNFIFYLNYLNYNNPLSYILIGAPFIGRIFTPITYNLLYRFGTNRLMFGTLGLLGSVNLVESFTGNFDVLLALRVISGILFGLTTSESMRLASESGSNVVVGLTMGGWALGWVLSAVSDSLLGKYMLLPSSALLASFLFVGRAENRVAVKGSRIALSAKALLVFLLGLEPAYILQVIPSILGSESVMETIASYSVSFLAYIGMSFVRRIRYVALFVLPLVGGLGFVAFISSYPWLLAAFTVLGLGINAVLPIMVRSMGVEPRKIGPSMNLASISGFLIPVLVGLGNVRINSALLTLLMLTVLSSIVFIELRDNSKVSGK; encoded by the coding sequence ATGTCTAAGCAGACCTCCATGACAAGTAACGTGTTACTTCCGATAATCGGGTTTTCCCTCTCCTCCTACACCGTGATGAATTTTATATTCTACTTAAACTATTTAAATTACAACAACCCCTTGAGCTATATCCTGATCGGAGCCCCGTTCATAGGAAGGATCTTCACCCCCATAACGTATAACTTGCTGTACAGGTTTGGAACCAACAGGTTGATGTTTGGTACGCTGGGACTGTTGGGCTCAGTTAACCTAGTGGAGAGCTTTACAGGAAACTTCGACGTTCTGCTCGCGCTTAGGGTTATCTCTGGGATCTTATTTGGTTTAACTACATCAGAGTCCATGAGGTTAGCAAGCGAAAGTGGGAGCAACGTTGTAGTGGGACTAACGATGGGAGGATGGGCCCTTGGATGGGTCTTGTCAGCTGTGAGCGACTCTCTCCTTGGGAAATACATGTTACTACCAAGCTCTGCTCTCTTGGCTTCATTTTTATTCGTTGGGAGAGCGGAAAATAGGGTAGCAGTGAAGGGGAGTAGGATAGCCCTTTCAGCAAAGGCATTACTGGTCTTTCTTTTAGGCTTAGAACCAGCCTACATCCTCCAGGTAATCCCCTCTATTCTAGGTTCCGAGTCAGTTATGGAGACAATTGCGTCTTACTCCGTCTCTTTTCTAGCGTATATTGGAATGTCTTTCGTGAGGAGGATAAGGTACGTTGCCTTATTCGTTTTACCCTTGGTTGGAGGCTTAGGCTTCGTGGCCTTCATCTCGTCCTACCCCTGGTTGCTCGCCGCTTTCACAGTTCTAGGGTTAGGTATAAACGCAGTGTTGCCCATCATGGTCAGATCAATGGGGGTGGAACCTAGGAAAATAGGACCTTCAATGAACTTGGCGTCAATATCAGGTTTTCTCATACCAGTGCTTGTTGGCCTAGGAAACGTAAGGATAAATTCCGCCTTGTTGACATTATTGATGTTAACTGTGCTCTCTTCGATAGTTTTCATAGAACTCAGAGATAACTCTAAGGTAAGCGGAAAGTGA
- a CDS encoding ACT domain-containing protein: METAIVVVIGADKPGIVAGISSKLAERNVNIIDITQTVLRGIFTMIMVVDLDTGNVGIGKLREELQAKGKELGVEVLVYHGEVFKFMERV; this comes from the coding sequence ATGGAGACAGCAATAGTTGTAGTCATAGGGGCCGACAAGCCTGGAATTGTGGCTGGGATCTCTTCTAAGCTAGCGGAGAGGAACGTGAACATCATAGACATTACTCAGACCGTCCTTCGCGGAATTTTCACCATGATAATGGTAGTCGATCTAGATACAGGTAATGTTGGGATAGGAAAGTTAAGGGAGGAGCTTCAGGCAAAAGGCAAGGAGTTGGGGGTGGAGGTGCTGGTATACCACGGGGAAGTTTTCAAATTCATGGAGAGGGTCTAA
- a CDS encoding DUF711 family protein, giving the protein MKYTADEMGEVINMLSWEDLDIRSVTLSVNTLYAVSDSPERSLEKLSYLQGPLTRFSEAVDHVQEKLGVKIVTKRVAVSPVQYFLEPIPDTEYALRLGRKLDEIAFKSRIDYIGGFSAYADRGLGRGSYVLLLSLHEVMNSTQRLSGMLNSASTQEGLNVDAVKMFVDEIMKMSPYASSRVAIMANSPQDSPFVPSAHHGRGMPNASINIAVSGPGAIVGAIRRSRPSTFQELYEVVKKASFKVTRLGELVGRTVSEELGVQMGSVDLSLAPSPAVRDSVAEIVESMGISKIGGHGSVTALALLMDAVKKGGSMATNLVGGLSSAFIPVSEDSIMANRMKEGYLEVNDLLAMSAVCNSGIDMVGVSRDEGHDKVTALILDVLSMGLILNKILGVRVIPLDGKPGDEVDLGGLLGKVVIARLKPVDVRDFTSKTGFMPTPVKRLETG; this is encoded by the coding sequence TTGAAGTACACCGCAGATGAGATGGGAGAAGTAATAAACATGCTCAGCTGGGAGGATCTCGATATCAGGTCAGTGACTCTCAGCGTTAACACGCTTTACGCTGTCTCCGACTCCCCAGAGAGGTCTTTGGAGAAACTCTCGTACCTTCAAGGTCCACTAACTAGGTTCTCTGAGGCTGTGGACCACGTACAGGAGAAACTAGGAGTAAAGATTGTGACTAAACGAGTTGCGGTGTCTCCGGTCCAGTACTTCCTAGAGCCTATACCAGACACCGAATACGCGTTAAGACTAGGAAGGAAATTAGATGAGATCGCATTTAAGTCTAGGATAGACTACATAGGCGGGTTCTCAGCCTACGCTGACAGGGGTCTGGGGAGGGGATCTTACGTACTTCTTCTATCCCTCCACGAGGTCATGAACTCTACCCAGAGACTCTCTGGAATGCTTAACTCAGCCTCCACTCAAGAAGGACTTAACGTTGACGCTGTGAAGATGTTCGTGGACGAAATCATGAAAATGTCCCCCTACGCCTCCTCTAGGGTTGCGATAATGGCAAACTCTCCTCAAGACTCGCCCTTTGTCCCGTCCGCCCATCACGGGAGGGGCATGCCCAACGCCTCCATAAACATTGCTGTCAGTGGTCCTGGTGCGATAGTCGGAGCGATTAGGAGGAGCCGACCCTCAACCTTCCAGGAGCTCTACGAAGTGGTCAAGAAAGCGTCGTTCAAAGTAACTAGACTAGGGGAACTGGTAGGAAGGACCGTCTCCGAGGAACTTGGAGTTCAAATGGGGTCGGTGGATCTCTCCTTGGCTCCCTCACCTGCAGTGAGGGATAGCGTCGCGGAGATTGTGGAGAGCATGGGTATCTCCAAGATAGGAGGTCACGGCTCGGTCACAGCGTTGGCCCTTCTCATGGACGCTGTGAAGAAGGGAGGCTCCATGGCGACAAATCTGGTGGGTGGACTAAGCAGCGCATTCATTCCTGTAAGTGAGGACTCCATCATGGCCAATAGAATGAAAGAAGGTTACCTAGAGGTTAATGACCTGCTGGCCATGTCAGCGGTATGCAACAGTGGCATCGACATGGTTGGAGTGAGTAGAGATGAGGGACACGACAAGGTGACTGCTCTGATCCTAGACGTGCTCTCCATGGGTTTGATACTAAATAAGATACTTGGCGTAAGGGTAATACCACTCGACGGGAAGCCCGGGGATGAGGTTGACCTTGGAGGGCTCCTGGGAAAGGTGGTGATTGCTAGGCTTAAGCCAGTGGACGTGAGGGATTTTACTTCAAAGACCGGTTTCATGCCAACTCCAGTGAAGAGGTTAGAGACGGGCTAA
- a CDS encoding carboxypeptidase M32, protein MLQQILEKYRKVWSLNHSLSLMSWDLETYMPEQGSSLRGEAIANISTMVRELVLSLKDDVNRVDESSLDDFGKGVIRVLRRSLKFYTAVPKEITEELDRLTSKAVVVWRKSKRDSDFPSFRPYLEKIVELQRQVAEKLGYSREPYDALVDLYEEGITTQDLDRVFSYLVPNIKKVLDKVEDEGYFPSSHPLQDYKYDSSLMQRVNEEVLKILKMPTDSFRMDVSAHPFTIRISSKDVRITTRYEGVDFRNTLFSVIHESGHAMYELMVDPSYEMTPVAGGASTGIHESQSRFWENVVGRSREFVKVIYPLVKRYLNLEVDEESLFKYFNLVRPSLIRVDADEVTYNLHIALRYEIEKGLISGKLEVNDLPSLWNDFMDKYLGVRPRSDGEGVLQDIHWSQGSFGYFPTYTLGNVLSATLYHGMGDLPSRVENKDIDGIKSFLSQKICKYGAVYSPRELLAKSFGEVYNPERLVDYLERKYTS, encoded by the coding sequence ATGCTTCAGCAAATTCTTGAGAAGTATAGGAAAGTCTGGTCCCTAAATCATTCCCTTTCGCTCATGAGCTGGGACTTGGAGACCTACATGCCTGAGCAGGGATCTAGCCTGAGGGGAGAGGCAATTGCGAACATCTCCACCATGGTCCGTGAGCTAGTGCTTTCCTTAAAGGACGACGTCAACAGGGTGGACGAGTCCAGCCTAGACGATTTTGGCAAGGGGGTGATAAGGGTCCTCAGGAGGAGCTTGAAATTTTATACTGCAGTTCCCAAGGAGATCACTGAGGAGCTCGATAGACTGACCTCCAAGGCAGTAGTAGTCTGGAGGAAGTCCAAAAGGGACTCGGACTTCCCGTCCTTTAGACCCTACTTGGAGAAGATAGTGGAACTTCAGCGCCAAGTAGCTGAGAAGCTCGGCTACAGTAGGGAGCCATACGACGCCCTAGTGGACCTTTACGAGGAAGGGATTACCACACAGGACCTGGACAGGGTCTTCTCCTACCTCGTCCCAAACATTAAAAAGGTGTTAGATAAGGTGGAGGACGAAGGTTATTTCCCAAGCTCTCATCCGCTCCAAGACTATAAATACGATAGCTCATTGATGCAGAGGGTCAACGAGGAGGTCCTCAAGATCCTAAAGATGCCCACTGACTCCTTTAGGATGGACGTCTCAGCTCATCCCTTTACCATAAGGATTTCCTCCAAGGACGTCAGGATCACCACGAGGTACGAGGGGGTTGACTTCAGGAACACCTTATTCTCTGTAATCCACGAGTCCGGTCACGCCATGTACGAATTAATGGTCGACCCTTCATACGAGATGACTCCGGTTGCTGGGGGAGCGTCCACGGGCATTCACGAATCGCAGTCCCGTTTTTGGGAGAACGTGGTAGGCAGGAGTAGAGAGTTCGTGAAGGTGATATACCCATTGGTCAAGAGGTACCTTAACCTTGAGGTTGACGAGGAGTCCCTGTTTAAGTACTTTAACTTAGTTAGGCCCAGTTTGATCAGGGTGGACGCGGACGAGGTGACGTACAACCTTCACATAGCCCTCAGATATGAAATAGAGAAGGGTCTAATCTCTGGAAAGCTCGAGGTCAACGACCTTCCTTCTCTGTGGAACGACTTTATGGATAAGTACCTCGGAGTTAGACCAAGGAGTGACGGCGAAGGGGTATTGCAGGACATCCATTGGTCTCAGGGGAGCTTCGGGTACTTCCCCACGTATACCCTCGGCAACGTTCTCTCAGCAACGCTTTACCACGGTATGGGGGACTTACCCTCTAGGGTTGAGAATAAGGACATTGACGGGATCAAAAGCTTCCTCTCCCAGAAGATTTGTAAGTACGGTGCAGTGTACTCACCTAGGGAGCTGTTGGCTAAGTCCTTCGGGGAGGTCTATAATCCTGAGAGGTTAGTGGACTACTTGGAGAGGAAGTACACTAGTTAG
- a CDS encoding Holliday junction resolvase-like protein translates to MAVDIGSVLALVLFLVLVATVIYYSRKTRQIQQEAQQQARIQAQQQAQAQFEQWVRQHTDQLRTQIEQVARDKFQAELEKWKNEAERQIRKDALSKSANTVLGRIGEEFAPFLVAGRYNVNPKDFRHLGSPVDFIAFKGLSDDKEVEIIFFEVKTGNQNLNTNERKVRDAINMKRVRYEVINFSEVLEETKKRLREEVEREVEES, encoded by the coding sequence ATGGCAGTCGATATTGGTAGCGTCTTAGCCCTCGTCCTCTTTCTCGTGTTAGTGGCGACCGTTATATACTATTCCAGGAAGACGAGGCAGATCCAACAAGAGGCCCAGCAACAGGCCCGCATACAGGCCCAGCAGCAGGCCCAGGCCCAGTTCGAGCAGTGGGTCAGACAGCATACCGATCAGCTCAGGACGCAGATAGAACAGGTTGCCCGGGATAAGTTTCAGGCTGAACTCGAGAAGTGGAAGAACGAGGCTGAGAGACAAATACGGAAGGACGCCCTATCGAAGTCGGCTAACACGGTCTTAGGGAGGATTGGCGAGGAGTTTGCACCCTTCCTCGTCGCTGGCCGTTATAACGTAAATCCGAAAGACTTCAGGCACCTTGGATCCCCTGTGGACTTCATAGCTTTCAAGGGACTGTCTGACGACAAGGAGGTAGAGATAATCTTCTTCGAGGTGAAGACTGGGAACCAGAACCTGAACACAAACGAGAGGAAAGTGAGGGATGCCATAAACATGAAGAGGGTCAGGTATGAGGTCATAAACTTCAGTGAAGTCCTGGAGGAAACGAAGAAGAGGTTGAGGGAGGAAGTGGAAAGAGAGGTTGAAGAGAGTTAG
- a CDS encoding DUF5591 domain-containing protein, whose product MNCNELYNFLNVKEFIEIKKERDIDLFNHPVVKKWHQYFMEFWSSDKKIALLLPCTSVKPYSRSATHRLAYSLSRKYKLDDVIQVYSVSEPMLLVPREIEECYPFNSYDYPPSLMSEEEKEEFMRLLINPLMKISKLHEKIVGVLPKHHYNIVKRASELAGIKIELHPRGRLMFRTISEVIKSL is encoded by the coding sequence ATGAATTGTAATGAGTTATATAATTTCTTAAATGTTAAGGAATTTATTGAAATAAAGAAGGAAAGAGATATTGACCTATTTAATCACCCTGTGGTTAAGAAATGGCATCAGTATTTTATGGAATTTTGGAGTTCAGACAAAAAGATCGCTCTACTATTGCCATGTACTTCAGTAAAGCCTTACTCTAGGTCAGCTACCCACAGATTAGCATACTCGCTATCGAGAAAATATAAGCTAGATGACGTAATTCAAGTTTATTCAGTATCTGAGCCCATGTTGCTAGTCCCCAGGGAGATAGAGGAGTGCTACCCCTTTAACTCTTATGACTACCCTCCCTCCTTAATGAGTGAGGAGGAAAAAGAAGAGTTTATGAGACTACTAATTAATCCTTTAATGAAGATATCCAAACTTCATGAAAAAATAGTGGGGGTTTTGCCTAAGCATCATTATAATATAGTTAAGAGGGCTAGCGAGCTGGCTGGGATTAAAATTGAATTACACCCACGCGGGCGCTTAATGTTCAGGACTATAAGCGAGGTTATTAAAAGTTTATAG
- a CDS encoding STK_08120 family protein has translation METKLAVPVKMEKDVFLKLFSDQRFFFSNFTPFTIVKEEDDSVFYLYGDFYTMFSSFDVEARVRKYVSKDSVIYVLVVEPGLIQESSSKSIDSSFKGVPPKGNGKITISHLLEEIGIAIDYSGDREKPIVNFISNRMKKQIKNFDNIVNMERIRRRL, from the coding sequence GTGGAGACCAAGTTAGCGGTTCCAGTAAAGATGGAAAAGGACGTATTTTTAAAACTCTTCTCTGATCAAAGGTTCTTCTTCTCCAATTTCACGCCGTTCACCATAGTCAAGGAAGAGGACGACAGCGTATTCTACCTATACGGGGACTTTTACACAATGTTTTCGTCCTTTGATGTGGAGGCTAGAGTGAGAAAATACGTGTCCAAGGACTCGGTGATTTACGTTTTAGTTGTGGAACCTGGCTTGATACAAGAGTCCTCATCCAAGTCAATTGATAGTTCCTTCAAGGGGGTTCCCCCCAAGGGAAACGGTAAAATTACCATTAGTCACTTGTTAGAGGAAATAGGCATTGCTATAGACTATTCAGGGGACAGGGAGAAGCCTATCGTTAATTTCATTTCAAATAGAATGAAAAAACAAATAAAGAATTTCGATAATATTGTAAACATGGAGAGGATAAGGAGACGCCTTTAA
- a CDS encoding alpha/beta hydrolase family protein — MLSLVLHGRGSSPDKVDWLAQPLKRFGDVKVPQFEYDVEDGLRVALSMNFDIIAGHSRGGTIALLAAAKKGVPVIAVSAPSDRLLQLSHLSKFPEGSEQRRLYSFLSSVPQEKLVETSPVTYSSCLRDVLLIHGEHDEVVPKEHSELLCKEVRSKGNKCELVILEMRHSPPKHMYGEISKVIQAWVEKTLMR, encoded by the coding sequence ATGCTATCATTAGTCTTACACGGAAGGGGCTCTTCTCCAGACAAAGTAGATTGGCTGGCTCAGCCCTTAAAGAGATTCGGGGACGTCAAGGTTCCCCAGTTTGAGTATGACGTAGAGGATGGACTGAGGGTTGCACTCTCAATGAATTTCGATATCATAGCAGGTCACTCCAGGGGTGGGACGATAGCTCTCCTTGCAGCTGCTAAAAAGGGCGTTCCAGTCATAGCAGTGTCAGCCCCAAGTGACAGACTCCTCCAGTTATCACACTTGTCCAAGTTCCCAGAAGGGAGTGAACAGAGGAGGCTTTACTCGTTTCTGTCTTCAGTCCCCCAGGAAAAGCTCGTGGAGACCTCACCCGTTACGTACTCAAGCTGCCTGAGGGATGTTTTACTAATTCACGGTGAGCACGACGAAGTAGTCCCTAAGGAGCACTCAGAGTTGTTATGTAAGGAGGTGAGATCAAAGGGGAACAAATGCGAATTGGTGATCCTTGAAATGAGGCACTCTCCGCCTAAGCACATGTATGGGGAGATTTCCAAGGTAATACAAGCTTGGGTAGAGAAAACCTTGATGAGATAG
- a CDS encoding ferredoxin family protein gives MDLLKRLGLNKYRIDKSSHIQVNLDICRTCVEKPCIKVCPAGTYERSGDVIEVHYERCLECGAALVACPFGAISFRFPEGGVSFRYG, from the coding sequence ATGGACCTACTGAAAAGACTGGGACTGAACAAGTACAGGATAGACAAGAGCTCCCACATCCAGGTTAACCTGGATATATGCAGAACATGCGTTGAGAAACCGTGCATCAAGGTGTGCCCTGCAGGGACATACGAGAGGTCTGGAGACGTTATAGAAGTGCACTATGAGAGATGTCTAGAGTGTGGAGCAGCGCTTGTGGCATGTCCTTTTGGCGCGATTTCCTTCAGGTTTCCCGAAGGAGGGGTAAGTTTCAGGTATGGCTAG